From the genome of Pseudomonas migulae:
GAGCAGCTCTTTGGCTTTCTCAGGGTTGTACGGCGCATCCTTGATGGTGGTGTCGTAAGACCACTGGGTCGGCGGCATGGCGTTGACGGCCAGTTGACCTGCACCCTGGTAAACGGAATCGATGATCTGCTGTTTGTTGACGGCCATGTCCAGTGCTTGACGCACTTTGAGTTGGGCCATCGGGTTCGGCTGATCGCTGCCCTTGATCTTGTCCATCACGTTGTAGGCGATGTAACCCAGGTTGAAACCAGCCTGGTCAGGCACCTTCAGGGTCTTGTCTTCTTTCAGCGCCTTCAGGTCGGCCGGACGCGGGAACAGCGTGATCTGGCACTCGCCCTTCTTCAGCTTCTGGATGCGAACCGACGGGTCGGTAGTGATGGCGAAGATCAGGTTGTCGATCTTGACGTCGTCAGGCTTCCAGTAGTCCTTGTTCCCGGTGTAGCGGATGTTGGAGTCTTTCTGGTAGCTCTTGAACACGAACGGGCCAGTGCCGACCGGCTTCTGGTTGATATCGGCAGCTTTGCCGTCCTTGAGCAGCTGGGCAGCGTACTCGGCGGACTGCACCGAAGCGAAACTCATGGCCATGTTCTGGATGAACGCAGCGTCAACTTCCTTGAGGGTGAACTTGACGGTGTGGTCGTCGACTTTATCGATCTTGGTGATGTTGGTATCCATCCCCATGTCGGTGAAGTACGGGAATTCGGTCGGGTACGCCTTACGGAACGGGTCATCCTTGTTAATCATGCGATTAAAGGTGAACAGCACGTCGTCGGCGTTGAACTCACGAGTCGGCTTGAAGTACGGGGTGGTGTGGAACTTGACGCCTTCACGCAAATGGAAGGTGTAAGTCAGGCCATCGTCGGAGATGTCCCACTTGGTCGCCAGACCAGGAGTAACGGCGGTGCCGCCGCGCTCGAACTGAGTCAGGCGGTTGAACATGGTTTCTGCAGAGGCGTCGAAGTCGGTTCCGGTGGTGTACTGACCAGGATCAAAACCG
Proteins encoded in this window:
- a CDS encoding ABC transporter substrate-binding protein translates to MLKHAVIPFLVGASLLAAAPFAQAATNLVFCSEGSPAGFDPGQYTTGTDFDASAETMFNRLTQFERGGTAVTPGLATKWDISDDGLTYTFHLREGVKFHTTPYFKPTREFNADDVLFTFNRMINKDDPFRKAYPTEFPYFTDMGMDTNITKIDKVDDHTVKFTLKEVDAAFIQNMAMSFASVQSAEYAAQLLKDGKAADINQKPVGTGPFVFKSYQKDSNIRYTGNKDYWKPDDVKIDNLIFAITTDPSVRIQKLKKGECQITLFPRPADLKALKEDKTLKVPDQAGFNLGYIAYNVMDKIKGSDQPNPMAQLKVRQALDMAVNKQQIIDSVYQGAGQLAVNAMPPTQWSYDTTIKDAPYNPEKAKELLKEAGVKEGTEINLWAMPVQRPYNPNAKLMAEMLQSDWAKIGIKAKIVTYEWGEYIKRSKGGENGAMLIGWSGDNGDPDNWLNVLFGCDSLQGNNFSKWCDKKFDGIVKEAKRTTDQGKRTELYKQAQHVLKDAVPMTPIAHSTVFQPMRNEVQDFKISPFGLNSFYGVSVSK